The nucleotide window TCGTCGACCTGATCGAGATCGACGCCGCCAGCCGCACCAAGGTCGAGGACACCCGCGAGCTGCTCGACAACGTGCAGTACGCCCCGAGCCGTGGGCGCTTCAAGGTCTACCTGATCGACGAAGTGCACATGCTCTCCAGCCATTCCTTCAATGCGTTGCTCAAAACACTTGAGGAGCCGCCGCCCTACGTCAAGTTCATCCTGGCGACCACCGATCCGCAGAAGCTTCCGGCAACAATTTTGTCCCGCTGCCTGCAGTTCTCCCTGAAGAACATGACACCGGAACGGGTCGTCGAGCACCTGACCCACGTGCTGGGTGTCGAGAAGGTGCCGTTCGAAGACGATGCGCTGTGGCTGTTGGGCCGCGCGGCCGACGGTTCGATGCGTGACGCCATGAGCCTGACCGACCAGGCCATCGCTTTCGGTGAAGGCAAGGTCATGGCTGCCGATGTGCGGGCCATGCTCGGTACCCTCGATCACGGCCAGGTCTATGACGTGCTGCATGCGCTGATCGACGGCGATGCGAAGGCGTTGCTCGAAGCGGTGCGCCACCTGGCCGAACAGGGGCCGGACTGGAGCGGCGTGCTGTCGGAAATCCTCAATGTGTTGCACCGTGTCGCCATCGCCCAGGCTTTGCCTGACGGCGTCGACAATGGCCATGGCGACCGTGACCGCGTGCTGGCCCTGGCCCAGGCGTTGCCCGCCGAAGACGTGCAGTTCTATTACCAGATGGGCCTGATCGGTCGTCGCGACCTGCCCCTGGCCCCGGATCCGCGCGGCGGCTTCGAAATGGTGTTGCTGCGAATGCTGGCGTTCCGACCCGCCGACACGGCGGATGCGCCGAGGCAGGCGCTAAAGCCAGTGGGGATCAGCCAGGCCACAGCTGATTCCGCCAAGCCAGTGGCTGCCGCGCCGGTTGTTGCGCCGGCAGCGGCCTCTGCTCCGGCTGCTGTGGCGCCCGTCGTGGCGCCGGCTCCTGCGCCTGTCGTCGAGCCTGAGCCGATGCCTGAGCCGACTCCCGAGCCAGTTGCCGAGGCCGTCATCGATCTGCCCTGGAACGATCCGGTCGAGCCCGAGATCGTCCAGCAGCCTGTCGTTGAGCCTGTGCTGGAAACCGTTGCCGAGCAGCCCGAACTGCCGCCGATGCCCTTGCCGACGCCCGACAGCGTGGTACCCGAGGCGCCCGAGTGGGTTGCCGCCCCGATGCCTGAGCCAACAGCCGCCGACGTCGATGTGGCTACGCCGGGCATGGACTTGGACGACGAGCCTCCGCTGGATGAGGATTACATCGAGCCGGACATGGATTCGGCCTACAGCTACCTGGACGACCTGGCCAGCGAGCACGCCGCCGAGCCGGCACCTGAGCCTGAGCCGGAACCCGCGGCGATGCCGGCCACCGGGCTGGCCCTGCAATGGCTGGAGCTGTTCCCGAAATTGCCGATCACCGGCATGACCGGTAGCATCGCCGCCAACTGCACGCTGATCGCGGTGGAAGGCGACCACTGGCTGCTGCACCTGGACCCGGCCCACAGCGCCCTGTTCAACGCGACCCAGCAGCGGCGTCTTAACGATGCGCTGAACCAGTATCACCAGCGCACCCTGACGCTGAGCATCGAGCTGATCAAGCCAGAGCAGGAAACCCCGGCCCAGGCTGCGTCCCGGCGTCGTGCCGACCGCCAGCGCGAGGCCGAGGAATCGATCCACGGTGATCCGTTCATCCAGCAGATGATGCAACAGTTCGGCGCGGTGGTTCGTCACGATACTATCGAACCTGTCGAGGCCCCGGTCACCCAGGGCTCATAATTGAAGGCGCCGGGTCGAAAGGCCGGGCGCGATGTTTATCCAAGTACTTTCGAGGTGATTCCCATGATGAAAGGTGGCATGGCCGGCCTGATGAAGCAGGCGCAGCAGATGCAGGAAAAAATGGCCAAGATGCAGGAAGAACTGGCCAACGCCGAAGTCACCGGCAAGTCCGGCGGTGACATGGTGACCGTGGTCATGACCGGTCGCCACGACATCAAGCGCGTCAGCATCGACCCGAGCGTGGTCGAAGGCCTGAGCGAAGACGACAAGGAAATGCTCGAAGCCCTGTTCGCCGCCGCCGTCAATGACGCGGTGCGCAAGATCGAAGCCAACAGCCAGGACAAAATGTCCGGCATGACCGCCGGCATGCAACTGCCGCCGGGCATGAAGCTGCCGTTCTGATTCGCCATCCCGGTCGGGATGGGCTACACCCAATGCCAGGCATCGCGCCTGGCATTTTTGTTTCTGGTGCATGGCTGTGATGACGGAACACTTGTGGGAGCAAAGCTTGCTCGCGATAGGCGCCGGGGCCTCCTGAAAGACCGCGTTGACTTCATCGCGGGCAAGCCTTGCTCCTACAGCGATAAACATCGAACGCCCGACCCCAGGCAATGGTCTGCTCCCTATACGTGCCCATTCAACGATCAAGGAGACGTTTCCATGTCACAAGCATCGACCTCCAACCAGCGCATCGTCCTCGCTTCCCGTCCCAAGGGCGCTCCCACCGCGGAGAATTTCCGCGTTGAGCAAGTGACCCTGCCGGAGCTGGCGGACGGGCAGATCCTGCTCAAGACATTGTTCCTGTCCCTGGATCCCTACATGCGCGGACGCATGAGCGATGCGCCTTCCTACGCTGCGCCGGTGGAAATCGATGAGGTAATGACCGGCGGAGCTGTCAGTCGCGTGGTGCGTTCGAGGCACCCGAAATTCCACGAGGGTGATCTGGTAGTGGGTGTCACGGGTTGGCAGAGCCACAGCATCAGCGATGGCCGCAACGTCACCCCCATTCCATCCGGGCTGCCCAGCCCGTCGATGGCCTTGGGAGTGCTGGGCATGCCAGGCATGACCGCCTACATGGGGCTGATGGACATCGGCCAACCCAAGGCCGGTGAAACCCTGGTGGTGGCCGCCGCCTCGGGTGCCGTGGGGTCCGTGGTCGGCCAGGTGGCGAAGATCAAGGGGCTGCGGGTCGTCGGGGTGGCTGGCGGCCGCGAGAAATGCCAATACGTGGTCGATGAGTTGGGATTCGACGCGTGCATCGACCACAAGAGCGAGCACTTTGCCGAAGAGTTGGCGCGGGCGTGCGACAAAGGCATCGACATCTATTACGAAAACGTCGGCGGCAAGGTCTTCGACGCGGTGGTGCCGCTGCTCAACGCCAAGGCCCGTGTCCCACTCTGTGGGCTGATCGCGTCCTACAACGATCAACAGGCCCCGAGCGGGCCGGATCGCTTACCGCAATTGCAGCGCACCTTATTGACCAAGCGGGTGCGCATGCAGGGGTTTATCGTGTTTGACGACTACGGTGACCGTCAGCCGGAATTCCTCAGCGCCATGGCGCCGTGGGTACGTGATGGCCGGGTCAAGTTCCGCGAAGACCTGGTCGAGGGCCTGGAGAATGCGCCACAGGCATTTATCGGGCTGCTGGAAGGACGCAACTTCGGCAAGCTGGTGGTGCGGGTGGCGCAGGATTGAGTATTTGACGCTGGTCAGAGGCGCGGGTATAAACCGCGTCTCGTTGTCATGTCGGACATTTCCTCGATGAGCTTCAGCCCTTTGATTCGCCAACTGATCGATGCCCTGCGAACCTTGCCGGGTGTAGGTCAGAAAACTGCCCAGCGCATGGCGTTGCAATTGCTCGAGCGTGATCGCAGCGGCGGTTCGCGCCTGGCCCAGGCCCTGAGCCAGGCCATGGAAGGGGTCGGGCATTGCCGTTTATGCCGGACCCTGACCGAAGACGACCTGTGCCCGCAATGTGCCGATTCGCGTCGGGACGACACGCTGCTGTGCGTCGTGGAAGGGCCGATGGACGTGTATGCGGTGGAACAGACCGGTTTCCGTGGGCGGTATTTCGTGCTCAAGGGCCATCTATCGCCCCTCGACGGTCTGGGGCCGGAGGCCATCGGCATTCCCGAGTTGATGGCGCGGATCGAAGAAGCGGGGACTTTCACCGAAGTCATCCTCGCCACCAACCCGACGGTAGAAGGCGAAGCCACCGCCCACTACATCGCCCAGCTGTTGAGCAACAAAGGCCTGGTCGCCTCCCGCATCGCCCACGGCGTGCCACTGGGGGGCGAGCTGGAGCTGGTCGATGGCGGGACGCTGGCGCACTCGTTTGCCGGGCGTAAGCCGATTACGTTGTAACAGTCGCCGAGAAACCCTGTGGGAGCGGGCTTGCTCGCGAAAGCGGTGTACCCGTCAATAAATCATGTGACTGATACTCCGCTATCGCGAGCAGGCTCGCTCCCACATTGGTCGGCGGTAGCTTTGGTATTTGGCGGTCGAACACAACCCCCGTGGGAGCGAGCCTGCTCGCGATAGCGGTAAGTCAGTTAGCGATAATGTGACTGATGCACCGCTTTCGCGAGCAAGCCCGCTCCCACAGATCCGACGATGGCCGGGCAGTTATCGTTCGCTCAGGGAGAACTGCGTCAGGCAGAACGTCGGGATCCCCATGTCTTCCAGCCGCTGGGAGCCCAGCAATTCCGGCAAGTCGATGATCGCCGCCGCTTCATGGACCTTGGCGCCCATGCGCCGGATCAGGTTGGCGGCCGCGATCAGCGTGCCGCCGGTGGCGATCAGGTCATCGAACATCACCACCGAATCGCCCTCGCACAGGCTGTCGGCGTGCACTTCCAGGAAGGCTTCGCCGTATTCGGTCTGGTAACCCTCGGCCAGCACATCGGCCGGCAGCTTGCCTTGCTTGCGGAACAATACCAGCGGCTTGTTCAACTGGTAGGCAAGGATCGAACCGATCAGGAAGCCCCGGGCATCCATCGCGCCGATGTGGGTGAACTCGGCCTCGACATAGCGGTGGGCGAAGCTGTCCATCACCAGCCGCAGGGCCGTGGGGGACTGGAACAGCGGGGTAATGTCGCGAAAGATCACGCCGGGTTTGGGGAAGTCGATTACGGGGCGGATCAGGGATTTGATGTCGAAGGAATCGAAGACCATCGTCGAAGTGTCCTGGCAGGGCTGCAAACGCGGCAGTATAGCGCGGCCAGGGGAATCCCTCAGCCGCGCACGTTCATCAGCTTTCGATCGAGCCGCCGGCCAGGGCGCAGAGCTGGATCGGGTCGAGGATGTGGATTTCCTTGCCTTCGGCGGCGATCAACTCATTCTGCTGGAAACGGGTGAACACCCGGGATACGGTCTCCACGGCCAGGCCCAGGTAGTTGCCGATTTCATTGCGCGACATGCTCAGGCGGAACTGGTTGGCCGAGAAACCACGGGCACGGAAGCGGGCGGAGAGGTTGACCAGGAAGGTCGCGATGCGTTCGTCGGCGGTCTTTTTCGAGAGCAGCAGCATCATCTGCTGATCGTCACGGATCTCCCGGCTCATCACTCGCATCAACTGGCGGCGCAACTGCGGAAGTTGCAGCGCGAGTTCGTCGAGACGGTCGAAGGGAATCTCGCACACCGAGGTGGTTTCCAGCGCCTGGGCCGAGACCGGATGGCTTTCGGTGTCCATGCCGGACAGTCCCACCAGCTCGCTGGGCAGATGAAAACCGGTGAGTTGCTCTTCGCCGCTGTCGCTCAGGTTGAAGGTTTTCAACGCGCCCGAGCGCACGGCATAGACGGAATCGAAGGTGTCGCCCTGGCGAAACAGGAACTCACCTTTTTTCAACGGGCGGCCCCGTTTGACGATTTCATCCAGCGAGTCCATGTCCTCCAGGTTCAGCGACAATGGCAGGCAGAGAGGGGCCAGGCTGCAATCCTTGCAATGGGCCTGGCTGTGGGCGCGCAGTTTGACTGGCTCGGACATTTCTTTAATCCTTGTGGGAAAACACACATAAAGCGTAAGGGTAACCTAGCTCTGGAGCCCGGGCCAGTGCGCGTTCGTCGTCAAATTGTCGCGCTCAGATGACGCGGGAGAAGCGTTGCCGGTTTTGCTGCTCCAGATAGGCATCGAACACCAAGCATACCGAGCGCACCAGCAGGCGCCCGGCAGGCAATATTTTTATGTGGGTATTATCCAGCTCGATCAGTCCGTCCTCGGCCATGGCCTGCAACTGCGGCCACAACGCCGCGAAATAGCCCTGGAAATCGATATTGAAGGCTTGCTCGATTTCGGCGAAGGCCAGGTTGAAATGGCAGATCAATTGCTGGATCACCGCCCGCCGCAGTCGGTCGTCGGCATTGCACACCAGCCCGCGACTGGTCGCCAGTTGGCCGTCGGCAAGGATGTTCTGGTACTGGTTCAGATCGCTGCTGTTCTGGCAGTACAGGTCACCGATCAGGCTGATGGCCGACACGCCGAGGCCGATCAGATCGCAATGCCCGTGGGTGGTATAGCCTTGGAAGTTGCGTTGCAGGGTGGCCTCTTCCTGGGCGATGGCCAGGTCGTCGTCGGGCAGGGCGAAGTGATCCATGCCGATGTAGCGGTAGCCGGCGGTGGTCAGTTGTTCGATGGTGCCTTGCAGCATCGCCAGTTTCTGCTCCGGGTTCGGCAGGTCCTGGCTGTTGAGGCGCCGTTGGGGCATGAAGCGCTCCGGCAGGTGAGCGTAGTTGAACACTGAAAGACGATCCGGTTGCAGGTCGATGACTTCTGCAACGGTGCGGGCGAAGTTGTCCGGGGTCTGCTTGGGCAGGCCGTAGATCAGGTCGATGTTGATCGAGCGGAACTGCAACGTCCGGGCGGCTTCGAGCACCGCACGGGTTTCCTCCAGGCTCTGGAAGCGGTTGACGGCGCGCTGCACGGCCGGATCGAGGTCTTGCACGCCGATGCTGACCCGGTTGAAGCCCAGTTCCCGCAACAGACCCATGGTCGACCAGTCGGCTTCCCGGGGATCGATTTCGATGCCGTAGTCACCGGAGTCGTCATCCAGCAGGTTGAAATGCTTGCGCAGCGTGGCCATCAACTGGCGCAACTCGTCATGGCTGAGGAAGGTCGGGGTGCCACCCCCCAGGTGCAACTGTTCCACGCGCTGGGCCGGGTCCAGGTGGCAGCCGATCAGCTGGATTTCCTGTTCCAGACGTTGCAGGTAGGCATGGGCGCGACCTCGGTCCTTGGTGATGACCTTGTTGCAGGCGCAGTAGTAGCAGATGTTCGCGCAGAACGGCACGTGCACATACAGCGACAGCGGCTGCATGGCCTTGCGGCTGTCGCGCAGGGCGTGGAACAGGTCGAAGGTGCCGACCTGGCCGGCAAACTGCGCCGCAGTCGGGTACGAGGTGTAGCGAGGCCCCGCTACGTCGTAGCGGCGGATCAGGTCAGAGTCCCAACGAATGGCGTCGAGCATGCGGGCGTTCCCCGGATAGGCTGGCATGGGCGCGAGTCTAGGGGGGTGGACGTTGGAGCGTGTTGACTTGCGTCAACGGGGGAGTGCTGTTCAAGACCCTGGTGGATGGGTGCAAGGTGTGGAGTACAACTTGTGGGAGCCGAGCTTGCTCGCGATAGCGGTGGGTCAGTCAATTTAATATTGATGGTGCCGCCCTTATCGCGAGCAAGCTCGGCTCCCACAGGTGGCAGTGACAGGGAGTGCCGGTCAATGTCCCATGAGCCAATGCTGGTGCGGCCCCGGTAAGGTCCAGATACCGAAAACAATCACCAGCAGGCCGCCGGCCATGCGCACGCTGCGTTTGCGCAGCAGGGCGGTGACGCGTTCGGCGGCCAGGCCGGTGGCGAGCAGTACCGGCCAGGTGCCGAGGCCGAAAGCCAGCATCAACAACGCGCTGTCCACGGCGTTGCCCTGACTGGCGGACCACAGCAGGGTGCTGTAGACCAGGCCGCAGGGCAACCAGCCCCACAGCGCGCCAAGCAGCAAGGCCCGGGGCAGGCTCGACACGGGCAGCAAGCGGTTGGCGACCGGTTGGATATGTCGCCACAAGCCCCGGCCGACGCCTTCAATGCGGGTCAGCCCGCTCCACCAGCCCGCCAGGTACAGGCCCATGGCGATCAGCAGCAACCCGGCCAGGACCCGCATGATCATCGCCGCCGGGCTGTTGGCGACTGCCCAGCCGGCCAGGCCGATCAACAGGCCGGCAGTGGCATAGCTGAGGATTCGTCCCAGGTTGTACGCCAGCAACAGCCGGAAGCGCCGGCTGCGTTGTTCTTTGGGGATCGCCAGGGTGAGGGCGCCCATCAGGCCGCCGCACATGCCCAGGCAATGGCCACCGCCCAGCAGGCCGAGGATCACCGCCGAAACCAATAAAGGCGCCAGATCAAGCATGGGGTGGGGCCTTGTCGTCCGGTCGCTGGGTTTGGCCGTCGGCTTCGTCCACGGCGGCCTTGTGATTGGGATCCTGATCATCGAACAGGATGCTGTGGGCCGGGCCGTCGAGGTCGTCGTACTGGCCGCTGTCCACGGCCCAGAAGAAAATGTACACGGCGATGGCCACGATCAGCAGCGCGGCCGGGATCATCACGTAGAGAGCAGGCATCTCGGAACTCCAGGCCCGCGCGGCTCAGGCCGGCAACGGGCGGGTATCGGGCGTGGCGTCGAAAACCTGCAGCTTGGGCTGGCGAGTCAGCCTCAGCGCATTCAACACCACGGTCAACGAACTGATGGACATGCCGACCGCGGCCCACACCGGGGTAATCCAGCCGAGGGCGGCGAACGGCAACATGAGGCCATTGTACAGCGCCGCCCACACCAGGTTCTCGATGATCACCCGACGGGTGCGCCGGGCCAGGTCGAAGGCGTGGATCAAGGCATCGAGGCGGTTGGACAACAACACGGCGTCGGCGCTGGTCTTGGCCAGGTCGGTGGCCGAGCCCATGGCAACACTGATGTCCGCTGCCGCCAGCACCGGCACATCGTTGACCCCGTCGCCGAGCATCAGCACCTTGCGGCCTTGCCGATGCAACTGCTGTAGCACCGCCAGTTTGTCATCCGGACGCAGACCGCCCCGGGCCTCATCGATACCCAGTTCGGTGGCGACGCTGGACACCATCGGCGAACTGTCGCCCGACAGCAGGAGCGTTCGCCAGCCGCGCGCCTTGCAGGCCGCCAGCAAGGCCGGGGCATCGGCGCGCAGACGGTCGTCGAGGACGAACCAGGCCAGGGGCCCGCGGGTATCGCCCAACAGCAGCCATTGGCCGGGCTCGTCCGGCATCGGCGGTGTGGCCGCGCGGCTCAACTCGCAGACAAAGCCGGGTTGGCCGATACGCAGGCGCTGTTCGCCCACTTGGCCTTCCAGCCCCAACCCGGGTGTGCTCTGTACCTGCTCGGCGGCCAATGGTGCGCGGCCAAAGGCCCGTGCAATGGGGTGTTCGGAGCGGTTTTCCAAGGCAGCGGCCAGCGCCAGGCACTGATCGCTGTCGAGGCCTGCCAAGGGGCGAATGGCGCGCAAGGCCAGGCGACCTTCGGTGAGGGTGCCGGTCTTGTCGAAAATCACCGTATCGATCTGGTTCAGGCCTTCCAGCACGTGACCCCGAGTCAGCAGCAGACCGAGCTTGTGCAGGGTGCCGGTGGCGGCAGTGAGCGCG belongs to Pseudomonas sp. B21-028 and includes:
- the dnaX gene encoding DNA polymerase III subunit gamma/tau — its product is MSYQVLARKWRPRSFREMVGQTHVLKALINALDSQRLHHAYLFTGTRGVGKTTIARIIAKCLNCETGITSTPCGECSVCREIDEGRFVDLIEIDAASRTKVEDTRELLDNVQYAPSRGRFKVYLIDEVHMLSSHSFNALLKTLEEPPPYVKFILATTDPQKLPATILSRCLQFSLKNMTPERVVEHLTHVLGVEKVPFEDDALWLLGRAADGSMRDAMSLTDQAIAFGEGKVMAADVRAMLGTLDHGQVYDVLHALIDGDAKALLEAVRHLAEQGPDWSGVLSEILNVLHRVAIAQALPDGVDNGHGDRDRVLALAQALPAEDVQFYYQMGLIGRRDLPLAPDPRGGFEMVLLRMLAFRPADTADAPRQALKPVGISQATADSAKPVAAAPVVAPAAASAPAAVAPVVAPAPAPVVEPEPMPEPTPEPVAEAVIDLPWNDPVEPEIVQQPVVEPVLETVAEQPELPPMPLPTPDSVVPEAPEWVAAPMPEPTAADVDVATPGMDLDDEPPLDEDYIEPDMDSAYSYLDDLASEHAAEPAPEPEPEPAAMPATGLALQWLELFPKLPITGMTGSIAANCTLIAVEGDHWLLHLDPAHSALFNATQQRRLNDALNQYHQRTLTLSIELIKPEQETPAQAASRRRADRQREAEESIHGDPFIQQMMQQFGAVVRHDTIEPVEAPVTQGS
- a CDS encoding YbaB/EbfC family nucleoid-associated protein encodes the protein MMKGGMAGLMKQAQQMQEKMAKMQEELANAEVTGKSGGDMVTVVMTGRHDIKRVSIDPSVVEGLSEDDKEMLEALFAAAVNDAVRKIEANSQDKMSGMTAGMQLPPGMKLPF
- a CDS encoding NADP-dependent oxidoreductase, with the protein product MSQASTSNQRIVLASRPKGAPTAENFRVEQVTLPELADGQILLKTLFLSLDPYMRGRMSDAPSYAAPVEIDEVMTGGAVSRVVRSRHPKFHEGDLVVGVTGWQSHSISDGRNVTPIPSGLPSPSMALGVLGMPGMTAYMGLMDIGQPKAGETLVVAAASGAVGSVVGQVAKIKGLRVVGVAGGREKCQYVVDELGFDACIDHKSEHFAEELARACDKGIDIYYENVGGKVFDAVVPLLNAKARVPLCGLIASYNDQQAPSGPDRLPQLQRTLLTKRVRMQGFIVFDDYGDRQPEFLSAMAPWVRDGRVKFREDLVEGLENAPQAFIGLLEGRNFGKLVVRVAQD
- the recR gene encoding recombination mediator RecR, which codes for MSFSPLIRQLIDALRTLPGVGQKTAQRMALQLLERDRSGGSRLAQALSQAMEGVGHCRLCRTLTEDDLCPQCADSRRDDTLLCVVEGPMDVYAVEQTGFRGRYFVLKGHLSPLDGLGPEAIGIPELMARIEEAGTFTEVILATNPTVEGEATAHYIAQLLSNKGLVASRIAHGVPLGGELELVDGGTLAHSFAGRKPITL
- a CDS encoding adenine phosphoribosyltransferase, translating into MVFDSFDIKSLIRPVIDFPKPGVIFRDITPLFQSPTALRLVMDSFAHRYVEAEFTHIGAMDARGFLIGSILAYQLNKPLVLFRKQGKLPADVLAEGYQTEYGEAFLEVHADSLCEGDSVVMFDDLIATGGTLIAAANLIRRMGAKVHEAAAIIDLPELLGSQRLEDMGIPTFCLTQFSLSER
- the fnr gene encoding fumarate/nitrate reduction transcriptional regulator Fnr — translated: MSEPVKLRAHSQAHCKDCSLAPLCLPLSLNLEDMDSLDEIVKRGRPLKKGEFLFRQGDTFDSVYAVRSGALKTFNLSDSGEEQLTGFHLPSELVGLSGMDTESHPVSAQALETTSVCEIPFDRLDELALQLPQLRRQLMRVMSREIRDDQQMMLLLSKKTADERIATFLVNLSARFRARGFSANQFRLSMSRNEIGNYLGLAVETVSRVFTRFQQNELIAAEGKEIHILDPIQLCALAGGSIES
- the hemN gene encoding oxygen-independent coproporphyrinogen III oxidase, which codes for MLDAIRWDSDLIRRYDVAGPRYTSYPTAAQFAGQVGTFDLFHALRDSRKAMQPLSLYVHVPFCANICYYCACNKVITKDRGRAHAYLQRLEQEIQLIGCHLDPAQRVEQLHLGGGTPTFLSHDELRQLMATLRKHFNLLDDDSGDYGIEIDPREADWSTMGLLRELGFNRVSIGVQDLDPAVQRAVNRFQSLEETRAVLEAARTLQFRSINIDLIYGLPKQTPDNFARTVAEVIDLQPDRLSVFNYAHLPERFMPQRRLNSQDLPNPEQKLAMLQGTIEQLTTAGYRYIGMDHFALPDDDLAIAQEEATLQRNFQGYTTHGHCDLIGLGVSAISLIGDLYCQNSSDLNQYQNILADGQLATSRGLVCNADDRLRRAVIQQLICHFNLAFAEIEQAFNIDFQGYFAALWPQLQAMAEDGLIELDNTHIKILPAGRLLVRSVCLVFDAYLEQQNRQRFSRVI
- a CDS encoding sulfite exporter TauE/SafE family protein yields the protein MLDLAPLLVSAVILGLLGGGHCLGMCGGLMGALTLAIPKEQRSRRFRLLLAYNLGRILSYATAGLLIGLAGWAVANSPAAMIMRVLAGLLLIAMGLYLAGWWSGLTRIEGVGRGLWRHIQPVANRLLPVSSLPRALLLGALWGWLPCGLVYSTLLWSASQGNAVDSALLMLAFGLGTWPVLLATGLAAERVTALLRKRSVRMAGGLLVIVFGIWTLPGPHQHWLMGH
- the ccoS gene encoding cbb3-type cytochrome oxidase assembly protein CcoS, whose protein sequence is MPALYVMIPAALLIVAIAVYIFFWAVDSGQYDDLDGPAHSILFDDQDPNHKAAVDEADGQTQRPDDKAPPHA